A segment of the Sanyastnella coralliicola genome:
AAGAGGAAGCCCCTGCTCCAGAACCGGAAGCAGAGAAGGCTCCTGAGCCAGAGCCAGCTCCTGAGCCGACTCCTGAACCAGAACCTGCACCCGCTGCAGAAGAGGTGAAAGAGGAGCCGAAAGCAGAAGAGCCAGCGCCTGAGGTGAAAGAGGAAGCTCCTACTGCCAAGGAAGAAGCGCCAGCGAAGGAAGAGGAAAAGACCGGACCAAAAGTGGTTGGGAAGGTTGACCTTGATAGCATCGCTCCTAAGAAGAAAAAGCCAGCTCCTAAAAAGGAGAAGGAAGAGAAGAAGGAAGCACCGGCTGAAAAGCCAGCTGCTAAGAAGGAGCCTGCACCAGAAGCACCAGCTGAAAAGCCAGCAGCAGAAGAGAAGCCTGCAACAGAAAAGAAGAAGCCTGAGATTGTTCGTGCTGAAGCGAAGAAACTCACAGGTCCTACGGTAGTAGGTAAGATTGAGCTTCCGGTTGAAAAGCCGAAGAAGAAGCCAGTCGCTTCATCAACTGATGACGACCTGCGCAAGAAGCGCAAGCGTAAGCGCATCTCTAAAGTAGATGTCGATAAACCAGGTCAGCCTGGTGGTGGTGGAAACCGTCGTGGTGGAAATCAGCGTGGAGGCAACCAACGTGGCGGCAATCGCCGAGGCGATAAGCCAGAGATTTCGGATAAGGATATCCAGAAAGAAATCAAGGAGACACTTGCTCGTCTGAGTGGTGGTGGTAAATCGAAGTCTTCTAAAATGCGTCGTGCGAAGCGTGATGCGGCTGCAGAACGACGCGAAGAAGAACAGCAGAGACTACAGGAAGAGTCAACAATCCTGAAACTGACGGAATTCGTAACAGTTTCGGAGTTGGCGAATATGATGTCAACGAGTGTGAACGATGTGATTTCAGCATGTATGTCGCTCGGTATCATGGTGTCGATCAACCAGCGTCTTGACGGTGAAACCATCTCCATCATCGCAGAAGAATTCGGCTACGAAGCAGAATTCGTTGCTGCTGATGTACAGGATGCCATCCAAGAAGAAGTTGATGCTCCTGAAGATCTACTTGATCGTCCACCGATTATTACGGTGATGGGTCACGTTGACCACGGTAAGACATCCTTGCTTGACCACATCCGTAAAGCGAACGTGATTGCCGGTGAGGCCGGAGGGATCACCCAGCACATCGGAGCATACAATGTTGAGTTGTCTACAGGTAAGACCATTACCTTCCTTGATACACCGGGTCACGAGGCCTTTACAGCCATGCGTGCACGTGGTGCTCAAGTAACAGATCTTGCGATCATCGTGATTGCAGCAGATGACTCTGTGATGCCACAAACGATCGAGGCGATCAACCACGCGCAAGCGGCGGAGATCCCAATGGTCTTTGCATTTAACAAGATTGATAAGCCAGGCGCTAACGCGGATAAGATTCGTGAAGAGCTGTCTACAATGAATATCCTCGTAGAAGATTGGGGTGGCACTTACCAAGCCCATGAAATTTCTGCGAAGAACGGTGTTGGAATTGATGAGCTACTCGAGAAAGTACTGCTTGAGGCAGAACTACTTGAACTCAAAGCCAACCCTGCAAAACGTGCCGTAGGTACCATCATCGAATCGTCACTTGATAAAGGACGAGGTTACGTAAGTACACTTCTTGTTGAAGGGGGTACACTGCGCGTAGGTGATGCTGTTTTGGCAGGTCAGTACTCAGGACGTGTAAAAGC
Coding sequences within it:
- the infB gene encoding translation initiation factor IF-2; the encoded protein is MTEVKKPVRLSKVAKEFNVGISTIVDFLGDKGIEVDSNPNTKIDGATYGVIRDEFADEKMLKEKSKSVSRSRSERETITLESSKKEKDKPEEEEFEIDLSSFQKSETPEAKKEEAPAPEPEAEKAPEPEPAPEPTPEPEPAPAAEEVKEEPKAEEPAPEVKEEAPTAKEEAPAKEEEKTGPKVVGKVDLDSIAPKKKKPAPKKEKEEKKEAPAEKPAAKKEPAPEAPAEKPAAEEKPATEKKKPEIVRAEAKKLTGPTVVGKIELPVEKPKKKPVASSTDDDLRKKRKRKRISKVDVDKPGQPGGGGNRRGGNQRGGNQRGGNRRGDKPEISDKDIQKEIKETLARLSGGGKSKSSKMRRAKRDAAAERREEEQQRLQEESTILKLTEFVTVSELANMMSTSVNDVISACMSLGIMVSINQRLDGETISIIAEEFGYEAEFVAADVQDAIQEEVDAPEDLLDRPPIITVMGHVDHGKTSLLDHIRKANVIAGEAGGITQHIGAYNVELSTGKTITFLDTPGHEAFTAMRARGAQVTDLAIIVIAADDSVMPQTIEAINHAQAAEIPMVFAFNKIDKPGANADKIREELSTMNILVEDWGGTYQAHEISAKNGVGIDELLEKVLLEAELLELKANPAKRAVGTIIESSLDKGRGYVSTLLVEGGTLRVGDAVLAGQYSGRVKAMFNERGNRIEEAGPSMPVSMLGLSGAAAAGDKFHVLEDEKEARGIAVKRQQLQREQGVRTQRHITIEEIGRRIAIGEFKELNLIVKGDVDGSIEALSDSLQKLSTEKIQVNIIHKAVGQISESDVLLASASDAIVIGFQVRPSAGARKLAETEEIQIRLYSVIYKAIEEMKEAMEGMLSAKIEEKVTGTCEVRETFKISKVGTIAGCFVLDGKLNRNSNVRVIRDGIVIYTGVLGSLKRFKDDVKEVTKGYECGLNVDKFNDIKVGDHIEAYEEVEVKQKL